Proteins from a genomic interval of Croceicoccus naphthovorans:
- a CDS encoding MerR family transcriptional regulator, with translation MVRSQTENAAGKRPFRISELAAAADVGVETVRFYQRKGLLPAPTGPATGGRHYGDDDVQRLRFIRQSQAAGFRLSEIKRLLDLDRMDDRPQARAMAQERIAALDLEIARLEQARASLKKLASECAKGGAGPCPILSAFDPA, from the coding sequence ATGGTACGGAGTCAAACGGAAAACGCAGCGGGGAAACGTCCGTTCCGCATCTCGGAACTCGCGGCCGCGGCTGACGTGGGGGTAGAGACGGTTCGTTTCTACCAGCGCAAGGGCCTGCTGCCCGCGCCGACCGGCCCCGCGACGGGCGGCAGGCATTACGGTGACGACGATGTGCAGCGACTGCGCTTCATCCGCCAATCTCAGGCGGCGGGTTTTAGGCTGAGCGAGATCAAGCGATTGCTTGACCTCGACCGGATGGACGACCGGCCGCAGGCGCGCGCCATGGCGCAGGAACGGATTGCCGCGCTGGATCTGGAAATCGCGCGACTTGAACAGGCGCGCGCATCGCTGAAGAAGCTGGCGAGCGAATGCGCGAAGGGCGGGGCGGGGCCGTGCCCGATCCTGTCGGCGTTCGACCCCGCCTAA
- the ychF gene encoding redox-regulated ATPase YchF: MGFRCGIVGLPNVGKSTLFNALTETQAAQAANYPFCTIEPNVGQVGVPDPRLDEIARIAGSAKIVPTQLAFVDIAGLVKGASKGEGLGNQFLGNIREVDAIVHVLRCFEDDDIQHVANKVDPLADAEVVETELLMADLESLEKRVPAAAKRATTGDKESKLIASVLGQALELLREGKPARLTQPQDDEEARVFAQAQLLTAKPILYVCNVAEEDAATGNDLSAKVFAKAEAEGAQAVVVSAAIESEIVAMAPEDRTDFLNELGLEESGLARVIRAGYELLGLKTFFTAGPKEARAWTFPNGAKAPQAAGEIHTDFERGFIRAETIAYDDYVALGGEGPAREAGKLRQEGKEYVVKDGDVMLFKFNV, encoded by the coding sequence ATGGGTTTTCGCTGCGGCATCGTCGGCCTTCCCAACGTCGGCAAGTCCACCCTATTCAACGCGCTGACCGAAACGCAGGCGGCGCAGGCGGCGAACTATCCGTTCTGCACGATCGAGCCCAACGTCGGGCAAGTCGGCGTGCCCGATCCGCGGCTGGACGAAATCGCCAGGATCGCGGGCAGTGCGAAGATCGTGCCGACACAGCTGGCTTTCGTCGACATCGCGGGCCTTGTGAAGGGCGCGTCAAAGGGCGAAGGTCTGGGCAACCAGTTCCTCGGCAACATTCGCGAGGTGGATGCGATCGTCCACGTGTTGCGCTGTTTCGAGGATGACGACATCCAGCACGTCGCCAACAAGGTCGACCCCTTGGCCGATGCCGAAGTGGTCGAGACCGAACTGCTGATGGCGGACCTTGAAAGCCTTGAAAAGCGGGTCCCCGCCGCCGCCAAGCGCGCGACGACGGGCGACAAGGAATCGAAACTGATCGCCTCTGTTCTGGGACAGGCGCTGGAACTGCTGCGCGAAGGCAAGCCCGCCCGCCTGACGCAGCCGCAGGATGACGAGGAAGCGCGCGTCTTCGCCCAAGCGCAGTTGTTGACCGCCAAGCCGATCCTCTACGTTTGCAACGTGGCCGAGGAAGATGCGGCGACCGGCAACGACCTGTCGGCCAAGGTTTTCGCCAAGGCCGAGGCGGAGGGAGCGCAGGCCGTCGTCGTCTCCGCCGCGATCGAAAGCGAGATCGTGGCGATGGCCCCGGAAGATCGCACCGACTTCCTGAACGAACTGGGGCTGGAAGAAAGCGGCCTCGCCCGCGTGATCCGCGCCGGGTACGAACTGCTGGGCCTGAAGACGTTCTTCACCGCCGGTCCGAAGGAGGCCCGCGCGTGGACCTTCCCCAATGGCGCCAAGGCTCCGCAAGCGGCGGGCGAAATCCACACCGACTTCGAACGCGGCTTCATCCGCGCCGAAACCATCGCCTATGACGATTACGTCGCACTGGGCGGCGAAGGCCCCGCGCGCGAGGCGGGCAAGCTGCGTCAGGAAGGCAAGGAATACGTCGTCAAGGATGGCGACGTGATGCTGTTCAAGTTCAACGTCTGA